From the genome of Acidihalobacter aeolianus:
CTTTCGGCCGATTGCCCTACGAGTGTGCGAAATGCAAACCCGACCAGAACGGCATCGAAAGATGATCTGAGTGGGAGCGTAGGTTCTTCGTGCAGCCCGGATTGATATAAAAGATGCTCGACCTTCATCCCAAGTCGCTGGCCGGCCTTGGCCAGTAACTCGGTAACGCACCCCCCATAAAGCAAGACATGGGCAGCTGATATGGGCGGATCGAAGCACCCACCCTCATAGCATGAAGCAGAATGTGAATCTGGCACATTGCCGACGCCAAGATCGCTCGTAGGGTTGCCGGGAGCATTTTTGCGGTTACGCCATCTGCGCCATATCAAAACCGCATCTCCTCTCAAACTTTCAAACTTCGCGCTCAGTTATGACGAGTATGGCCGCAATCCACGAGATCACCCTTCCAAGGGGCGCACCAAACGCAAGAGGGCGCTTAGCGTTACTAATGGCTTCCCATGTTACGGAATCGATTTATTCGCTTTGATGAATCATGTGCCCATGAATCAATTTTCCAGCATCCAACGCAACGTCTCCTCAAGCGGAATGCCAGGCTGGAAACCTGTGTACTTGAGTAGGTTTGAATGATCCCCCACCAATTTCGGCACTTCATTTGCACGGACAAAAGCAGGATTAACACGCACCTCAAGCCGATGCCCACTCAGTGTTGAAACCTTCTCCAACACATCACGCAGCGCATAGGCGCGCCCCGAGCAGATATTGACGGTCTGCCCTATCGCATCCTGAGAAGTCAGCAATCGAGCATACACTTCAGCCACATCGCGTACATCGCTGAAGTCTCGCGCCACATCGAGATTACCCAGCTCAATCGCTTCTGCACGGCGTTTGAAGTGCGACACGATTTTCGGGATCAAGAATTTCTCGTCTTGCCCCACGCCCGTATAGTTAAACGGTCGCACCAGCACGATCGGTAAGCGATCGCACCAAGTCCGCACCATGTGCTCCATTGCCAGTTTGCTGTTGGCATAATGATTCACAGGCCCCGGACACACCGATTCGTCCAGTACCTCAAGCCCCGGCGTACCGTAGACATTGGCCGAACTGGCAATAATGACCCGCTCGGGCGCAGCCGGTAGTTTCGCCAAGGCCTCAAGCAGGTTAAGGGTGCCAAACAGATTCACGTCGTAAAATGCGCGCGCATCGCCATGGCCGACAAAGGACAGCGCCGCCAGATGAACCACATAGGTCGGCGCGTAGGCAGCAATGATTTCGGCCAACTCATCCCTGCGCGACAGGTCGCCACTGACCTCGTCCGCGGCATTGGCCGGCCCCTGCACAAGCCCCAGCACGTCCATACCCAGTGCGCGAAGCCGTTCGGCGACATAGACGCCGGTAAACCCACGGTATCCCGTTATCAGAACTTTAGTCATGGGGTTTAAAAGGTCACGCCACCGCCGGCGTTACGCTCAAGGTCCTTCTCGACCATCATGGAACAGAGCTCTTCCAAGGTGGTTTGAGGCTCCCAACCGAGTTTCTCCTTGGCCTTGGCTGGGCTTCCGATCAAAAGATCCACTTCAGCCGGGCGGTAGAACTTGGAATTCACACGAACGATGGTTTTACCCGTCGCCGCATCGACCCCAGTTTCCTGCTCATCCTTACCCTTCCAGTCCAGCTCTATACCGGCTGCCTTACCTGCCATGGTCACGAAATCGCGCACCGTCTCCGTACGACCTGTCGCCAGCACATAGGTATCGGGTTCATCGGCCTGCAGCATACGCCACATGCCCTCGACATATTCCTTCGCGAAGCCCCAGTCGCGTTTGGCATCAAGGTTGCCGAGTTCCAACACATCCTGCTGGCCGAGCTTGATGCGCGAAATAGCGTGGGTGATCTTGCGGGTCACGAATTCAAGACCACGCAGCGGACTTTCATGATTGAACAGAATCCCACTCGACCCGAAGATGTCGAAACTTTCACGGTAATTCACCGTGATCCAGTGCGCATACAGCTTTGCCACGCCGTAAGGGCTGCGCGGATGGAATGGCGTCTCCTCATCCTGCGGAATGACACGTACCTTCCCGAACATTTCGGAAGTGCTGGCCTGATAGAAACGAATTTTCGTATCGAGTATTCGAATAGCTTCGAGCAAATTCAGGGCCCCTACACCCGTAATCTGTGCCGTAGTATGTGGCTGATCGAAACTCACGCCGACAAAGCTTTGTGCAGCAAGATTGTAGATTTCAGTCGCAGCACTTTTTTCTACCAAGCGCATGATTGACCCCATGTCGGTCAGATCAAATTCGACCAAATGCAGACTTGGATGATCTGCAATCCCCAGTGCCTCGATGCGCCAGAAATTAACAGAACTCGTGCGGCGGTATGTTCCCCAGACTGAATAGCCATGGGACAAAAGGAAGTCAGCCAGATATGCTCCGTCCTGTCCAGTGATGCCAGTTATAATCGCAGTGCGCATAATTTGTTCAACCCCTAATAGTCACATTAGCTAACATACTATCAAAATGAACCACTGTGACGACATCATTTATCGATAGCGAAACTCGCTAACACGAAACCAAAAATAAAATGACATGAGCACATCCATACTCCAATCATTATTCGCATATACCAGCACAATACTCAGTAAGTATCCCCCGGCAAAGCCGGGGGCTTTAGTTGTGAACCGCTCAAAGCGGTCTAAAGACGGAGCCGCAAGCGGCTCCTTGAGCCCCCCAAGGGGGCTTACATCAGCCTCAACTGCTCTATTCGACGATCTTCGGCTTCCTGGTGCCGAATGTATTCTCGAATAACCTGTTCATCCCGACCTACCGTCGAGACGAAATACCCTCTTGCCCAGAAGCTCTGACCGACGTAGTTCCGTTTTCGACCTGCGTATACCCTGGCAATGTGGATGGCGCTCTTCCCCAACCACCTGCGACACGGCATACTTCGGCGGTATTGAAATCATCATGTGCACATGATCAGGCATCAGATGCCCTTCCTCGATCTCGCTTTCTTTCTGCCTCGCCAGACGGCGAAAAACATCTCCCAGTTCCTTCCTGATCTGCCCGAATATCGCCTTCTTCCGATACTTCGGAATGAACACCACGGGGTACTTACACTCCCATCGAGTGTGACTTACTAAGCGGTACGTTAATTACCCGACATTATTGTGGATGTAGGCGAGGTTTTTATCCTGGAAAAAGCCTTTGACGATGTGAGTGAGCCGCTGCAGCCTGCGCAGAAATCGCGAGACCGTTTGGCGAAGCTGATCCGGGCCACTGTGGCGGACCTTGCCCAGGTGGTGCCGCTTGAGCCAGTTCCATACCCATTCGTCCGGGTTCAGATGAGGTGAGTACGCCGGCAGGATAAAGAGTCGGAGCCGACCCGCGGTGCCGTCAACGAAGTCCCTGACTTTGCGTGAGCGGTGCACCGGGTGTCCGTCGACAATCAGAAAGACCGGGGTGGTAGCCCCCTCGATCAGCCGTCCCAGAAAGTCGATGAACATAGGCGCCGTCAGGGTGCCGGTGAAGGTCATAAAGCGCAGCCCGCCTCGGGGGCTGACGGCCGAGATCATGTTCACGCCAAATCGAGCGCCGGTGGTCTCAATGACCGGCGTCTGACCGATCGGTGCCCAGGAGGTGCCGCTGTGGTGATCCGAACGCACGCTGGCCTCATCACCGAAGTAGATCGTGGCCTTCTCGCGCTTGGCCAGCCGACGTATCTCGGGGTAGGCCACGGCCTGCCCATGCTCGACCGCTGCCTCGTCACGTTGATAGGCCCGGTGCAAAGGACGCTGTGGCGACAGCCCCAGCGTACGCAGCAGACGGCCCACCGACACCTCGCTGAGGCGTACCTTAAACTCGCGGCGGATGAGTTCGCGGACCATCGCACGCGTCCACAGAGCGAACTCGAACTTCAATTGCGTGGGGTTGTGCTCGGTGATGAGCCGGTAGAGCCGATCCAGCTGCCCGCCCCTGAGCTTCGGCTCCCGACCCTTGGCCTTGCGCTGGCGAAGCGCCTCAAGACCGCCCTCGCGGTACGCCGCCAACCAGGCGTAAATCTGGCTACGATGAAAGCCCAAGGCCTGGATCACGACTTCGGGGCTTTCGCCGGCCTCGACCCTCATCACGGCTCGAATGCGAATGGCTTCCAGCGTGCTGCGATCAAGCTTGCGTCCGTCTAATTTCTCCATCCCTAAATCATATCATGTCGGGTTATCAATGTACTGCTTAGTAAACTTTCTATCGATCTCATGGTTTCTCCGTTGCGTGCTGCTTGGCGGCTCACGCTTCGGAGTTACTGTGAGATTCCTGTTACTGTCAAACTCTTGGTGCCGCCCCAGCAGAGCTGGGGGGTCTCCCATATTTGTCTAGGCTTCGAACACCTTTGCATCGCTCAGCAGCGCATCCTGACGATCCTTCCCCGAAAGGTTGAACGGCCATTCCCCCGGCCAGTCAATGCCGATGCCAGGATCATCCCAGATGATGCATCACTCATGTTCAGGAGCGCAGTAGTCCGTTGTCTTAATAAAGAGATTTTTCATGCTCTAAAAGCGTGACGAAGCCGTGGGCGAAACTCGGCGCACCCATAATTGACATTTATTATCGGCAGACAACACCTCACCCACCAGTGGCCGAAGGTCGGTGAATTGCTGCGGATATCCACGGCTACATCGAACACTTAATCCACGACCACACACACCAGCTCCTCTTGCCCGAGAGACGGGCCGGGTACGGCGTCTGGGCAATGAACAGATCGAACTCAGCCGCATCGAGCTTCGGATATCCGGATGCCCTCATCAAGGATTTACGCTCGATACCGGCAAGATGCATCCAGCGCCAGGGAGAGGCGCAGACCCGGTGATCGCAGGCAAGAATCCTCTCGCGCTCTTCGCTCGGTACGCTGCGGGAAAACAGTGTCTGCCAGATAAAATCCTCGAAAAATTTCGCTGGGTTTCCTGCGGGATACCGAAATGTCCGTCCAAGGCTGGACGCAGTTCCATCAATAAGCGCATATCGTCTCTTCGTTCAAATCACTGGGAGGCCAGCAAATAATATTTCCGTGATAGCACACCGAATCTGCAATGGGCGATGGCTGATCACATCCTGCGTGCTCGACCACTGAATCCCATGAATACCCATTATTCTCGAAGCTTTACATGCTCCGGGAATAGCGGCAACTGCCGTAGGTGCCAAGCCTCTGCCTCAAAAATGAAGTGACGTTCGAGAAAGTGCTTGGCCGTGGCGTTCTTCCCGGTCTCATGCCACTTGGCAACGACCCCATTGGTCGCACCGTCCATCGAAGCGACTCGATGCAACAAGGCATCCTCCAGCCCAAGACCGAAAACTCGGCAAGACAGCACCATCTGTTCGAGTCTATCGGCATACAGGAGCGCAAATCCGACAATCCCATGATCGGCCCACTCACATTCACACCTGCAGCCACCAATGCCGCTGACAGGCCGAGGAGCACCCAGACCATACACTGCACAAAATAATGCTTACAAACCAATTCAAATAGAGCATTTGAGCCATGGCTCGAAAGCCATGTTTCTCTGTCACGTATTACAGCGCAAAACCCATGACACCCCACTTCTCATGGAGAAGTAGTCGTCTTGACTGTCATCACAGCATTGCTACATGATGCCAAAAATCCTATCATTGGGCATCATAATAGGCCTTTTTTGAGTACTATAAATTCGTACGGACCTTCTAGCAGCCGCGATGCTAATCCTGCTTTCTTACTGAGTACAAGCGTAACTATTTTGAGCTGAGAATACCTAATGAGTAGTCGATGTCATTATTGACAAGACTTAAACTTAGATATTTTCTCAGCGATAGAAAAAACATAACGCTCAAGACCATCACGCCATACAGGCACCTCGGCATAGCCGAGGCAATTTAATTTCCAATTAATTGCTGACTCATTGAATGATACACTTGCTTTACGCTTAAAAGCACCCGGTTCAGAAGGCATAACGTCAACCCCGCAACCCGAAAATTCTAGTATTTTTTTAACATACTCATACCTAGAAACCGCTTCTACACTGACGCAATTAAATATCCCTGAACGATCATCCTTTACCAGTTCCAGAATTATCTCTGCCGCATCCATCACATAAAGCGGATTACCAAATTGAGTAGGATCCGAAACTATCGATCCGTTAGAGCGAATAGCATCAAGAATGCGCCTAACTACAAAATTTTTTGGATTATCAATATCGCCACCAAACAACCACCCAACCCTAATGACCAAGGATCCTGTTAACGCATCAGCAGCAACTTCACCCATTAATTTCGCTTTGTGATAGTGCGTAGTAGGAATAGTATCATTATATTCCTTATACGGAGACATCTGATAATTCCCATAAACACCAGTACTTGATATATAAACAAGCTTAGTTTTAGATCTTACCGCATAGCCCGCTATTAATTCGGTCAGAAGGTAATTATCCCTATAGCACTCATCTGGATTAATCTCACAATACTCAACATCTGTATTAGCCGCAGCATGTATTAATACATCACATTTTGTAATTACATCTGCAGCCTCACCATGCATTCCACCATAAAATATAGACCGAGGGATGGGTACACACACCCAGCCGCGCCTCGAACATAACTCAAGGATTGCACCACCAAGCATACCTGATGCACCTGTTAACCCGATATACATCGACTCACCCTTCTATTGGAATATTTACAGCCTCATCTGGATCGTGCTCAAGATTGGCAATATTTAACACGAGATTCAAATCGCCAGATAGCCCTTCAAACGAAACCCAATTACCAGGCTCAACGACTAAGCGGACGTAATTATCATCACCAACCTCTATGGCTTCAACTTGACCACTATCATTCTTAATAGTAAACCGGACCATACCTACAGGCACAATCAAATTCATCCACATCCTCAAGTGCTTCTTCCATCCTTTTATTTCCCCGTACTTAATAGTAGTAAAATATGCCTCACCAAAACCACGGTACCCATCGTCTGTATGTTTCAATGCATGAAATATATCACCCTTTGGATGATGTATTTTTCTTAGCGGGTATATTTTTATGCCGTCCATGCAAGCCCCCTTGAGAGAGCGATCTCTTCATATTCTTGAATCTGGTCGATCGTGAATTTCATCATATTTGAATCAGAATGATAGTAATTGTAATACCAGTCCGAAGTGAATCGGACCATCTCATGGTATTTCAGAACGGCAGACCAGTTCATATGGAATAACGCCTTATCACAATTGAGCTTCAACAAACCAGCTTCCTTAAAACTATTATTT
Proteins encoded in this window:
- a CDS encoding GDP-mannose 4,6-dehydratase, whose amino-acid sequence is MTKVLITGYRGFTGVYVAERLRALGMDVLGLVQGPANAADEVSGDLSRRDELAEIIAAYAPTYVVHLAALSFVGHGDARAFYDVNLFGTLNLLEALAKLPAAPERVIIASSANVYGTPGLEVLDESVCPGPVNHYANSKLAMEHMVRTWCDRLPIVLVRPFNYTGVGQDEKFLIPKIVSHFKRRAEAIELGNLDVARDFSDVRDVAEVYARLLTSQDAIGQTVNICSGRAYALRDVLEKVSTLSGHRLEVRVNPAFVRANEVPKLVGDHSNLLKYTGFQPGIPLEETLRWMLEN
- the gmd gene encoding GDP-mannose 4,6-dehydratase, encoding MRTAIITGITGQDGAYLADFLLSHGYSVWGTYRRTSSVNFWRIEALGIADHPSLHLVEFDLTDMGSIMRLVEKSAATEIYNLAAQSFVGVSFDQPHTTAQITGVGALNLLEAIRILDTKIRFYQASTSEMFGKVRVIPQDEETPFHPRSPYGVAKLYAHWITVNYRESFDIFGSSGILFNHESPLRGLEFVTRKITHAISRIKLGQQDVLELGNLDAKRDWGFAKEYVEGMWRMLQADEPDTYVLATGRTETVRDFVTMAGKAAGIELDWKGKDEQETGVDAATGKTIVRVNSKFYRPAEVDLLIGSPAKAKEKLGWEPQTTLEELCSMMVEKDLERNAGGGVTF
- a CDS encoding IS630 family transposase, which translates into the protein MEKLDGRKLDRSTLEAIRIRAVMRVEAGESPEVVIQALGFHRSQIYAWLAAYREGGLEALRQRKAKGREPKLRGGQLDRLYRLITEHNPTQLKFEFALWTRAMVRELIRREFKVRLSEVSVGRLLRTLGLSPQRPLHRAYQRDEAAVEHGQAVAYPEIRRLAKREKATIYFGDEASVRSDHHSGTSWAPIGQTPVIETTGARFGVNMISAVSPRGGLRFMTFTGTLTAPMFIDFLGRLIEGATTPVFLIVDGHPVHRSRKVRDFVDGTAGRLRLFILPAYSPHLNPDEWVWNWLKRHHLGKVRHSGPDQLRQTVSRFLRRLQRLTHIVKGFFQDKNLAYIHNNVG
- a CDS encoding SDR family oxidoreductase codes for the protein MYIGLTGASGMLGGAILELCSRRGWVCVPIPRSIFYGGMHGEAADVITKCDVLIHAAANTDVEYCEINPDECYRDNYLLTELIAGYAVRSKTKLVYISSTGVYGNYQMSPYKEYNDTIPTTHYHKAKLMGEVAADALTGSLVIRVGWLFGGDIDNPKNFVVRRILDAIRSNGSIVSDPTQFGNPLYVMDAAEIILELVKDDRSGIFNCVSVEAVSRYEYVKKILEFSGCGVDVMPSEPGAFKRKASVSFNESAINWKLNCLGYAEVPVWRDGLERYVFSIAEKISKFKSCQ